A genome region from Corallococcus soli includes the following:
- a CDS encoding rhomboid family intramembrane serine protease, with translation MSTPRRTQHDLPGPSGLGDEQAPTPHGHDGDGPPPGPPHPQVALPRPYVCYALMAGAVGMFFLGGSLGQTMVAPDGTVMGVLKPLALFGPSVRAGEYWRLLGMVFEHGNALHLFFNMSVVFTMGQTLERGIGSLRFLALSLVTALGGSAFALFFNFNVQTVGASGMILGWGGAMLIIATQQGRKDLYFWLVQVAVISLLPGVSWAGHLGGFLFGLPCGMALRQGRKFYARAIPVLLFIAAALALVASHPERHGGF, from the coding sequence ATGTCGACGCCGCGCCGTACGCAGCATGACCTGCCGGGCCCCTCCGGCCTGGGAGACGAGCAAGCCCCCACCCCGCACGGCCACGACGGCGACGGTCCGCCGCCCGGCCCGCCGCATCCCCAGGTCGCCCTGCCCCGCCCGTACGTCTGCTACGCGCTGATGGCCGGCGCCGTGGGGATGTTCTTCCTGGGCGGCTCGCTGGGGCAGACGATGGTGGCCCCGGACGGAACGGTGATGGGGGTCCTGAAGCCGCTGGCCCTCTTCGGGCCGTCGGTGCGGGCGGGCGAGTACTGGCGCCTGCTGGGCATGGTGTTCGAGCACGGCAACGCGCTGCACCTCTTCTTCAACATGTCCGTCGTCTTCACGATGGGCCAGACGCTGGAGCGCGGCATCGGCAGCCTGCGCTTCCTGGCGCTGTCGCTCGTCACCGCGCTGGGCGGCTCCGCGTTCGCGCTCTTCTTCAACTTCAACGTCCAGACGGTGGGCGCCTCCGGGATGATCCTGGGCTGGGGCGGCGCGATGCTGATCATCGCCACGCAGCAGGGCCGCAAGGACCTGTACTTCTGGCTGGTGCAGGTGGCGGTCATCAGCCTGCTGCCCGGCGTGAGCTGGGCGGGACACCTGGGCGGGTTCCTCTTCGGCCTGCCGTGCGGCATGGCGCTGCGCCAGGGCCGGAAGTTCTACGCGCGCGCCATCCCCGTGCTGCTGTTCATCGCCGCGGCCCTGGCCCTGGTCGCCTCCCACCCCGAGCGGCACGGAGGTTTCTGA
- the bacP gene encoding bactofilin BacP: MATAKELADNAVDNTVVGPSILISGRLTGDEDLTVRGRVEGELTLSRTLIVEPSGVVKANVAVKNAIVSGVVVGNINATESVELTREGRMVGDIRAPRVIIVDGASFRGRVDMGDVEPGRLPAERPAVARPQAVTRPTVRPGATPPRPPTPPAAPSRAPTPPPPPARPAPTSSAPATVVSRPSAPASKPLPPPPPATPTFTPRAPEPPRPPPTEQASSASGPMSRVVAAGAKKKVVVKKSR; the protein is encoded by the coding sequence GTGGCCACCGCCAAGGAGCTCGCAGACAATGCCGTGGACAACACCGTGGTGGGGCCGTCCATCCTCATCAGCGGTCGTCTCACGGGTGACGAGGACCTCACGGTCCGCGGGCGCGTCGAGGGTGAACTGACCCTCAGCCGCACCCTCATCGTGGAGCCCTCGGGCGTGGTGAAGGCCAACGTGGCGGTGAAGAACGCCATCGTCAGCGGCGTGGTGGTGGGCAACATCAACGCCACCGAGAGCGTGGAGCTCACCCGCGAAGGCCGCATGGTGGGCGACATCCGCGCCCCCCGCGTCATCATCGTGGACGGCGCCAGCTTCCGCGGCCGCGTGGACATGGGCGACGTGGAGCCGGGCCGTCTGCCGGCCGAGCGCCCTGCGGTGGCGCGTCCCCAGGCCGTCACGCGTCCCACGGTGCGCCCCGGCGCCACGCCGCCGCGCCCCCCGACGCCTCCGGCGGCGCCCTCGCGCGCCCCGACCCCGCCGCCTCCTCCGGCGCGCCCCGCGCCCACGAGCTCGGCGCCCGCGACCGTGGTGTCCCGGCCCTCGGCTCCGGCCAGCAAGCCGCTGCCGCCGCCGCCGCCCGCGACGCCCACGTTCACCCCGCGCGCGCCGGAACCGCCGCGTCCGCCACCCACTGAGCAGGCGAGCAGTGCCTCGGGACCCATGTCCCGCGTCGTGGCCGCTGGCGCGAAGAAGAAGGTCGTGGTGAAGAAGTCCCGCTAG
- a CDS encoding TIGR00730 family Rossman fold protein gives MADTNVRSVCVFCGSRPGVRPEYREAATKLGAALARRGLTLVYGGASVGLMGAVADAVLAGGGRAVGVLPHFMDAKELGHPRLTELHRVDSMHSRKALMAERADAFLALPGGFGTLDELFEIVTWAQLGLHRKPMGLLDVDGFFQPLLALVRRMVEAGFVPETQAMPFAVEPSPDALLDRLLAGPTMPVTAKWLKDGQQT, from the coding sequence ATGGCGGACACGAACGTGCGCAGCGTCTGCGTCTTCTGTGGCTCGCGCCCGGGCGTGCGCCCCGAGTACCGCGAGGCGGCCACGAAGCTGGGCGCCGCGCTGGCCCGGCGGGGGCTGACGCTCGTCTACGGCGGCGCCAGCGTGGGGTTGATGGGCGCGGTGGCGGACGCGGTGCTGGCGGGCGGCGGCAGGGCCGTGGGCGTGCTGCCCCACTTCATGGACGCGAAGGAGCTGGGCCACCCGCGTCTGACGGAGCTGCACCGGGTGGACTCCATGCACTCGCGCAAGGCGCTGATGGCCGAGCGCGCGGACGCCTTCCTCGCCCTGCCCGGCGGCTTCGGCACCCTGGACGAGCTGTTCGAGATCGTCACCTGGGCCCAGCTGGGGCTGCACCGCAAGCCCATGGGCCTCCTGGACGTGGATGGCTTCTTCCAGCCGCTGCTGGCGCTGGTGCGGCGCATGGTGGAGGCCGGCTTCGTGCCGGAGACCCAGGCGATGCCCTTCGCGGTGGAGCCTTCGCCGGACGCGCTCCTGGACCGCCTGCTCGCGGGGCCCACGATGCCGGTGACGGCGAAGTGGCTCAAGGACGGCCAGCAGACGTAG
- the pyrE gene encoding orotate phosphoribosyltransferase, with translation MAEPLTRDRARLLEVLTQRSFERRRVVLSSGKESDFYIDCKRTALLAEGHYLIGRLLLEAIRRDAPSAVAAGGLTLGADPLASAVSLTSFLEGSPLHAFIVRKEPKGHGTGQWIEGLSALGPGAPVAIVEDVVTTGASTLKAIERAKLEGLTVLGAFALVDRLEGGREAVEASGHRLTTLFTRKDFIP, from the coding sequence ATGGCGGAACCGCTGACTCGCGACCGCGCCCGGCTCCTGGAGGTGCTCACCCAGCGCTCCTTCGAGCGGCGGCGCGTGGTGCTCTCCTCCGGCAAGGAGTCGGACTTCTACATCGACTGCAAGCGCACGGCGCTGCTCGCCGAGGGCCACTACCTCATCGGCCGGCTGCTGCTGGAGGCCATCCGGCGCGACGCCCCGTCGGCGGTGGCCGCCGGCGGCCTGACGCTCGGCGCGGATCCGCTCGCGTCGGCGGTGAGCCTCACCAGCTTCCTGGAGGGCTCCCCGCTGCACGCGTTCATCGTGCGCAAGGAGCCCAAGGGCCACGGCACCGGCCAATGGATCGAGGGCCTGTCCGCGCTGGGCCCCGGCGCTCCGGTGGCCATCGTGGAGGACGTGGTGACGACGGGTGCGTCCACGCTCAAGGCCATCGAGCGCGCGAAGCTGGAGGGCCTGACGGTGCTGGGCGCCTTCGCGCTGGTGGACCGGTTGGAGGGGGGACGCGAGGCCGTGGAGGCCTCGGGCCACCGTCTCACCACGTTGTTCACGCGCAAGGACTTCATCCCGTGA
- a CDS encoding transglycosylase SLT domain-containing protein yields MRVLTALLALLSLAPTAAFADGIYSYVEKDGTIVYTNVPPGGSRKARKLAGTFTPAPAVNAPVRGRSRTPQELDPHIAKAALRYRIPSALVRAIMHTESNFNPNALSHKGASGLMQLMPATASDMYVKDIFDSKENIEGGVRYLRVLANMFDGDMVKMVAAYNAGPDAVKKYKGQVPPYAETQAYVRKVVQLYYHYKERERLAQAEASSREPTPENDDAHEGDEGAGPR; encoded by the coding sequence ATGCGTGTCCTGACCGCCCTCCTTGCCCTGCTGTCCCTCGCCCCCACGGCTGCGTTCGCCGACGGCATCTACAGCTACGTGGAGAAGGACGGCACCATCGTCTACACGAACGTGCCGCCGGGGGGCTCGCGCAAGGCGCGCAAGCTGGCCGGGACCTTCACGCCCGCGCCCGCCGTCAACGCGCCGGTGCGGGGCCGCTCGCGCACGCCCCAGGAGCTGGATCCGCACATCGCCAAGGCGGCCCTGCGCTACCGCATCCCGTCCGCGCTGGTGCGCGCCATCATGCACACGGAGAGCAACTTCAACCCGAACGCGCTCAGCCACAAGGGCGCCAGCGGGCTGATGCAGCTCATGCCGGCCACCGCGTCGGACATGTACGTGAAGGACATCTTCGACTCGAAGGAGAACATCGAGGGCGGCGTGCGCTACCTGCGCGTGCTGGCCAACATGTTCGACGGCGACATGGTGAAGATGGTCGCCGCATACAACGCCGGGCCGGACGCCGTGAAGAAGTACAAGGGCCAGGTGCCGCCCTACGCGGAGACGCAGGCGTACGTGCGCAAGGTCGTCCAGCTCTACTACCACTACAAGGAGCGCGAGCGGCTTGCGCAGGCCGAGGCCAGCAGCCGTGAGCCCACACCCGAGAATGACGACGCGCACGAAGGGGACGAAGGAGCAGGGCCCCGCTGA
- the bacN gene encoding bactofilin BacN produces MAQGETGIIGKGIVIRGNLTGGGDLVIEGRVEGQIALKNHLTIEGTGKVQADIRAEELTINGEASGNIDASTRVAINASAKVAGDIKAPRVVIEDGAVFNGSIEMDVKLPDDI; encoded by the coding sequence ATGGCACAGGGTGAAACGGGCATCATTGGCAAGGGCATCGTCATCAGGGGCAACCTCACGGGCGGAGGAGACCTGGTCATCGAAGGGCGTGTGGAGGGGCAGATCGCCCTGAAGAACCACCTCACCATCGAAGGCACCGGCAAGGTGCAGGCGGACATCCGCGCCGAGGAGCTGACCATCAACGGCGAGGCGAGCGGCAACATCGACGCGTCGACCCGTGTGGCCATCAATGCCTCGGCGAAGGTCGCGGGCGACATCAAGGCTCCGCGCGTCGTCATCGAGGATGGCGCCGTGTTCAACGGCTCCATCGAGATGGACGTGAAGTTGCCGGACGACATCTAG
- the nadB gene encoding L-aspartate oxidase: MPHRFDFLVLGGGVAGLSFALQAARHGTVAVLTKRERGEGNTAYAQGGIAGVLAPTDTFDAHIEDTLVAGAGLCHRDAVEVTVREGPTRLKELVALGAEFDMRGSEFDLTREGGHSARRVVHAGDITGREVQRALLAACDEQPNITFFQNTAAIDLMLDRRPHAPSASRCVGVYALLETGAIERFLAKVTVLATGGAGKVYLYTSNPDVATGDGVAMAYRAGARIANMEFYQFHPTCLFHPEAKSFLISEALRGEGGKLRLKGGQTFMERYHPMGALAPRDVVARAIDAELKRTGNDSVYLDMTHLGRAYLTERFPNIYAACKAFNIDMAVQPIPVVPAAHYQCGGVVTDLHGRTNVPGLYAIGEVSSTGLHGANRLASNSLLEGLVFGHRAVQVAAEEIAALSHLKEEPPAWDSGSAVDSDESVVVTHNWDEIRRLMWNYVGIVRTDKRLMRARRRLELLREEIRDYYWRFKVTRDVIELRNIAEVAHLIVDCASRRKESRGLHYTLDYPHTDEHQGTRDTVLSREL; this comes from the coding sequence ATGCCCCATCGGTTTGATTTCCTGGTCCTGGGCGGAGGCGTGGCAGGCCTGTCGTTCGCCCTGCAGGCGGCCCGGCATGGCACCGTCGCGGTGCTCACCAAGCGTGAGCGGGGCGAGGGAAACACGGCCTACGCGCAGGGCGGAATCGCCGGGGTGCTGGCACCCACTGACACGTTCGATGCCCACATCGAGGACACGCTCGTGGCGGGCGCGGGCCTGTGCCACCGGGACGCGGTGGAGGTCACGGTGCGCGAGGGCCCCACCCGCCTGAAGGAGCTGGTGGCGCTGGGCGCGGAGTTCGACATGCGCGGCAGCGAGTTCGACCTCACGCGCGAGGGCGGCCACTCCGCCCGCCGGGTCGTCCACGCGGGCGACATCACCGGCCGCGAGGTGCAGCGCGCGCTCCTGGCCGCGTGCGACGAGCAGCCCAACATCACCTTCTTCCAGAACACCGCCGCCATCGACCTGATGCTCGACCGGCGTCCGCACGCGCCCTCCGCCAGCCGGTGCGTGGGGGTGTACGCGCTCCTGGAGACGGGCGCCATCGAGCGCTTCCTGGCCAAGGTGACGGTGCTGGCCACCGGCGGCGCGGGCAAGGTGTACCTGTACACGTCCAACCCGGACGTCGCGACGGGGGACGGGGTGGCCATGGCGTACCGCGCGGGCGCGCGCATCGCGAACATGGAGTTCTACCAGTTCCACCCCACCTGCCTGTTCCACCCGGAGGCCAAGAGCTTCCTCATCAGCGAGGCGCTGCGCGGCGAGGGCGGCAAGCTGCGGCTCAAGGGCGGGCAGACGTTCATGGAGCGCTACCACCCCATGGGGGCGCTGGCCCCGCGCGACGTGGTGGCGCGCGCCATCGACGCGGAGCTGAAGCGCACGGGCAACGACAGCGTCTACCTGGACATGACGCACCTGGGCCGCGCGTACCTCACCGAGCGCTTCCCCAACATCTACGCCGCCTGCAAGGCCTTCAACATCGACATGGCCGTGCAGCCCATCCCCGTCGTGCCCGCGGCCCACTACCAGTGCGGCGGCGTGGTGACGGACCTGCACGGGCGCACCAACGTGCCGGGCCTCTACGCCATTGGCGAGGTGTCCTCCACGGGCCTGCACGGCGCCAACCGGCTCGCGTCCAATTCGCTGCTGGAGGGCCTGGTGTTCGGCCACCGCGCGGTGCAGGTGGCGGCGGAGGAGATCGCCGCGCTGTCGCACCTCAAGGAGGAGCCGCCCGCATGGGACTCCGGCAGCGCGGTGGACTCCGACGAGAGCGTGGTCGTCACCCACAACTGGGATGAGATCCGCCGCCTGATGTGGAACTACGTCGGCATCGTGCGCACGGACAAGCGGCTGATGCGCGCGCGCCGCCGGCTGGAGCTGCTGCGCGAGGAGATCCGCGACTACTACTGGCGCTTCAAGGTGACCCGCGACGTCATCGAGCTGCGCAACATCGCGGAGGTGGCGCACCTCATCGTGGACTGCGCCAGCCGTCGCAAGGAGAGCCGGGGGCTGCACTACACCCTGGACTACCCCCACACCGATGAGCACCAGGGCACGCGAGACACCGTGCTGTCCCGGGAGCTGTGA
- a CDS encoding ParB/RepB/Spo0J family partition protein translates to MTGSESGGVSDAGAPPMTGPEAGGVSGAGHDAAASSAMDSGADASSGTGSDTGASSGAGSDTGASNEAGAASAQDASQEPSGPGRYVELSSGGDGPEASGGDPASEPKDATRSGPVSGVDAALLSAGIWDVASRASQEEAPGPDGGSEEDVATPSEAPLAEAMEPRVMGQVTAMVLPLERLEEDTTFRLRDEGDVSELATDLARLGQLFPVDVRPRGDERYQLICGFRRVAALRFLKRDQVQVRVHEELSDEDALLLSLAEAIHATPVEHDTLEAKRDALEAEGRLTAPVRDMLEKALATDETLAPEGVEEEIDADELAADVAQRMGALNQDLSLLADVFSSLDESRRAELLMQVRYSAELVKYLEGL, encoded by the coding sequence ATGACGGGCTCCGAGTCAGGCGGCGTGTCCGACGCGGGTGCTCCTCCGATGACGGGTCCCGAAGCAGGTGGCGTGTCTGGCGCCGGCCACGATGCGGCTGCGTCGTCCGCGATGGACTCCGGGGCGGATGCATCGTCTGGCACGGGCTCCGATACCGGGGCCTCGTCCGGAGCGGGCTCCGACACGGGCGCGTCGAACGAGGCAGGCGCGGCCTCCGCGCAGGACGCCTCCCAGGAGCCTTCGGGGCCGGGCCGCTACGTCGAGCTGTCGTCGGGCGGAGACGGGCCAGAGGCTTCCGGTGGGGACCCGGCCAGTGAGCCGAAGGACGCGACGCGCTCCGGCCCGGTGTCGGGGGTGGACGCGGCGCTGCTGAGCGCGGGCATCTGGGACGTGGCGAGCCGCGCGAGCCAGGAAGAGGCTCCCGGCCCGGATGGCGGCTCCGAAGAAGACGTGGCGACCCCGAGTGAGGCACCCCTCGCGGAGGCCATGGAGCCCCGCGTGATGGGACAGGTGACGGCGATGGTGTTGCCGCTGGAGCGACTGGAGGAGGACACCACCTTCCGTCTGCGGGACGAAGGCGACGTGTCCGAACTGGCCACGGACCTGGCGCGCCTGGGACAGCTGTTCCCGGTGGACGTGCGCCCGCGCGGGGACGAGCGCTACCAGCTCATCTGCGGCTTCCGGCGCGTGGCGGCGCTGCGCTTCCTCAAGCGCGACCAGGTGCAGGTCCGCGTGCACGAGGAGCTGTCCGACGAGGACGCGCTGCTCTTGTCCCTGGCGGAGGCCATCCACGCCACGCCGGTGGAGCACGACACGCTGGAGGCCAAGCGGGACGCGCTGGAGGCAGAAGGCCGGCTGACCGCGCCGGTGCGCGACATGCTGGAGAAGGCGCTCGCCACCGACGAGACGCTGGCCCCGGAGGGCGTGGAAGAGGAGATCGACGCGGATGAGCTGGCGGCGGACGTCGCGCAGCGCATGGGCGCCCTCAACCAGGACCTGTCGCTGCTGGCGGACGTGTTCTCCTCGCTGGACGAATCCCGGCGCGCGGAGTTGTTGATGCAGGTGCGCTACTCGGCGGAGCTGGTGAAGTACCTGGAGGGTTTGTAG
- a CDS encoding ABC transporter permease yields the protein MLRNLRELYQYRGLLLSLTQRELKARYRNSVLGFLWTFLNPMLQMGVYSLLFTVYMRQNIPGYTYFVFVGLLPWIWFATSLGGGASSISDRRDLLTKVRFPAQVLPATVVVTNLCNYVLSLPLMLGLGLLLGYVPTWHVVAFPVVLLTQLSITVALVYIVSALNVTFRDLQQIIGNLLTMWFFVTPVFYQVHTLPEAAQGPLVLLNPMAVMVTSYQAIFYEHQLPQPGPLLLWMGISMGLLWVAAGIFERRREDFAEFI from the coding sequence ATGCTTCGCAACCTGCGTGAGCTCTACCAATACCGGGGCCTCCTGCTCAGCCTGACCCAACGGGAGCTCAAGGCGCGGTACCGGAATTCGGTGCTCGGCTTCCTGTGGACGTTCCTCAACCCCATGCTGCAGATGGGCGTCTACTCCCTGCTCTTCACCGTCTACATGCGGCAGAACATCCCGGGGTACACGTACTTCGTGTTCGTGGGGCTGCTGCCGTGGATCTGGTTCGCCACGTCGCTGGGGGGCGGTGCCAGCTCCATCAGTGATCGGCGCGACCTGCTCACCAAGGTGCGCTTCCCCGCGCAGGTGCTGCCGGCCACGGTGGTGGTGACCAACCTGTGCAACTACGTGCTGTCGCTGCCCCTGATGCTGGGGCTGGGGCTGCTCCTGGGCTACGTGCCCACGTGGCACGTGGTGGCCTTCCCGGTGGTGCTGCTCACCCAGCTGAGCATCACGGTGGCGCTGGTCTACATCGTGTCCGCGCTGAACGTGACGTTCCGGGACCTGCAGCAGATCATCGGCAACCTGCTGACCATGTGGTTCTTCGTCACGCCCGTCTTCTACCAGGTGCACACGCTGCCCGAGGCCGCGCAGGGGCCGCTCGTGCTGCTCAACCCGATGGCGGTGATGGTGACGTCCTACCAGGCCATCTTCTACGAGCACCAGCTCCCCCAGCCCGGCCCGCTCCTCCTGTGGATGGGCATCTCCATGGGGCTGCTCTGGGTGGCCGCCGGCATCTTCGAGCGTCGGCGCGAGGACTTCGCGGAGTTCATATGA
- a CDS encoding tetratricopeptide repeat protein: MTTRTKGTKEQGPADEEFLQQLYRGGELLGAGKVIEAKDFLERAHQLQPRHEKAQNLLGLAYFKLGLFDRAADLYEMLVRDNPVDPTLRVNLGLVYLKTNALQRAAREFETATDLAPDHKKAHNYLGLTFAQMGEYGRAREHFLLSGSDAMAEKMSRAIAGEGFSRPAAQPRARDAEGGEGEAPGTGESDWGAQFGLDEAPRAGGRTARAPSKATPPPRPADDELSFADDEGPPRASGSEAVLAAEETASDDEEARALAATTDVDTSGDDVEVSDELPPTPVSEEIEVSEEPPVLASDLESEPGAAFEETSAALAASDSPAPPTAVSPATPSPAVSGSGPGVNPPMLTEWVPTVALPGVSPGQPFVQGPAGCALTVDGELLTRLEGLVAVQGQVTFQPEMKRFRGRATDKPFGEGEQAMVRARGQGTLHLEPAGGRQLVAVVLDDESVYLRDPCVFAFEEPVVFENGRVPSDLDLVHLRGQGRVLLSLSGPLRSVAVTMDAPVSVPLSHLVGWLGNLTPRVVPLLQSAGGETVRSAVELGGEGFALIALGVR, encoded by the coding sequence ATGACGACGCGCACGAAGGGGACGAAGGAGCAGGGCCCCGCTGACGAGGAGTTCCTCCAGCAGTTGTACCGTGGCGGGGAGCTGCTGGGCGCCGGCAAGGTCATTGAAGCGAAGGACTTCCTGGAGCGTGCGCACCAGCTCCAGCCGCGGCACGAGAAGGCCCAGAACCTGCTGGGCCTGGCGTATTTCAAGCTGGGCCTCTTCGACCGCGCCGCCGACCTGTACGAGATGCTCGTGCGGGACAACCCGGTGGACCCCACGCTGCGCGTCAACCTGGGGCTCGTCTACCTGAAGACGAACGCGCTCCAGCGCGCGGCGCGTGAATTCGAGACGGCCACCGACCTGGCCCCGGACCACAAGAAGGCCCACAACTACCTGGGCCTGACCTTCGCCCAGATGGGCGAGTACGGCCGCGCGCGCGAGCACTTCCTCCTGTCCGGCAGCGACGCCATGGCGGAGAAGATGTCGCGCGCCATCGCCGGCGAGGGCTTCAGCCGTCCCGCCGCGCAGCCTCGCGCGCGCGACGCGGAGGGCGGGGAAGGGGAGGCGCCCGGCACCGGCGAGAGCGACTGGGGCGCCCAGTTCGGTCTGGACGAAGCGCCTCGCGCTGGCGGCCGCACGGCCCGCGCGCCCTCCAAGGCGACCCCGCCGCCCCGCCCTGCGGACGACGAGCTGAGCTTCGCCGACGACGAGGGGCCGCCGAGGGCCTCGGGCTCCGAAGCGGTCCTGGCCGCGGAGGAGACGGCCTCCGACGACGAGGAGGCCCGGGCGCTGGCCGCGACGACGGACGTGGACACGTCCGGTGACGACGTGGAGGTGTCGGACGAGCTGCCTCCCACGCCGGTGTCAGAGGAGATTGAAGTCTCCGAGGAGCCCCCCGTCCTCGCCTCCGACCTGGAGTCGGAGCCCGGCGCCGCCTTCGAGGAGACCTCCGCCGCGCTGGCCGCGAGCGACTCCCCCGCGCCTCCCACCGCCGTCTCGCCCGCGACGCCTTCCCCCGCCGTGAGCGGATCCGGACCTGGCGTGAACCCGCCCATGCTCACGGAGTGGGTGCCCACGGTGGCGCTGCCGGGCGTGTCGCCGGGGCAGCCCTTCGTGCAGGGGCCGGCGGGCTGCGCCCTGACGGTGGACGGGGAGCTGCTCACGCGGCTGGAGGGGCTCGTCGCGGTGCAGGGACAGGTCACCTTCCAGCCGGAGATGAAGCGCTTCCGGGGCCGGGCCACGGACAAGCCCTTCGGCGAGGGCGAGCAGGCGATGGTGCGCGCCCGGGGCCAGGGCACGCTGCACCTGGAGCCGGCCGGCGGGCGGCAGCTGGTGGCGGTGGTGCTGGACGACGAGTCCGTCTACCTGCGCGACCCGTGCGTCTTCGCCTTCGAGGAGCCGGTGGTGTTCGAGAACGGCCGCGTGCCGTCGGACCTGGACCTGGTGCACCTGCGCGGGCAGGGGCGGGTGCTGCTGAGCCTGTCCGGGCCGCTGCGCTCGGTGGCGGTGACCATGGACGCGCCGGTGTCGGTGCCGCTGTCGCATCTGGTGGGCTGGCTGGGCAACCTCACGCCCCGCGTGGTGCCGCTGCTCCAGTCCGCGGGCGGGGAGACGGTGCGCTCGGCGGTGGAGCTGGGCGGTGAAGGTTTTGCCCTCATCGCACTCGGGGTCCGGTAG
- the pgsA gene encoding CDP-diacylglycerol--glycerol-3-phosphate 3-phosphatidyltransferase, translating to MATDRALRKQKKREERARKRASRRPSILVQEFWNLPNMLTLGRILIIPLFVWLTYDADPLHSLLAGLVFAVASITDVVDGYLARKWNLITVVGKFMDPLADKLIAMAALVMMVRLGRIAAWVVIVLLAREFIVSGLRTIAASEGMVIAAGQEGKWKTSLQLVGIISLCVHYVHPLDLGFQTVTVDYNQVGKVLVYLSGAFSVWSAVVYFRAFLSMLARRGAADPDAKSV from the coding sequence ATGGCCACGGACCGAGCTCTCAGGAAGCAGAAGAAGCGCGAGGAGCGGGCCCGCAAGCGCGCCTCCCGCCGTCCCAGCATCCTGGTGCAGGAGTTCTGGAACCTGCCCAACATGCTCACGCTGGGGCGCATCCTCATCATCCCCCTGTTCGTCTGGCTCACCTACGACGCGGATCCGCTCCACTCGCTGCTCGCGGGGCTCGTGTTCGCGGTGGCCTCCATCACCGACGTGGTGGACGGCTACCTGGCCCGCAAGTGGAACCTCATCACCGTGGTGGGCAAGTTCATGGACCCGCTGGCGGACAAGCTCATCGCCATGGCCGCCCTGGTGATGATGGTCCGCCTGGGCCGCATCGCCGCCTGGGTCGTCATCGTGCTGCTGGCGCGCGAGTTCATCGTCAGCGGTCTGCGCACCATCGCCGCCAGCGAGGGCATGGTCATCGCCGCCGGCCAGGAGGGGAAGTGGAAGACGTCCCTCCAGCTCGTGGGGATCATCTCCCTGTGCGTCCACTACGTGCACCCCCTGGACCTGGGCTTCCAGACCGTCACCGTGGACTACAACCAGGTGGGCAAGGTGCTCGTCTACCTGTCGGGCGCCTTCTCGGTCTGGAGCGCGGTCGTCTACTTCCGCGCCTTCCTGTCCATGCTGGCCCGGAGGGGGGCCGCGGATCCGGATGCGAAAAGTGTTTGA
- a CDS encoding bactofilin family protein produces the protein MANTVIGSSIVIDGEISGDEVLVIQGTVKGKISLKESLYVEGSGVVEADIDTQNVEIAGRVTGNIVASDKVELKTDCRVVGDIKAPRILIADGASFKGNVDMDMKER, from the coding sequence ATGGCGAATACGGTCATTGGTTCGAGCATCGTCATCGACGGGGAGATTTCCGGTGACGAGGTCCTGGTCATCCAGGGCACCGTGAAGGGGAAGATCTCCCTCAAGGAGAGCCTCTACGTGGAGGGCTCCGGCGTCGTCGAGGCGGACATCGACACGCAGAACGTGGAGATCGCCGGCCGGGTGACGGGCAACATCGTCGCCAGCGACAAGGTGGAGCTCAAGACGGACTGCCGCGTGGTGGGCGACATCAAGGCCCCGCGCATCCTCATCGCCGATGGCGCCTCCTTCAAGGGCAACGTCGACATGGACATGAAGGAGCGCTGA